Genomic window (Streptosporangium brasiliense):
AGCGGCTGCTGTACGGCTTCAGCCTGCTCATCTGCCTGCCCGACGGCATGTCCCACCAGCCCTCGGCCGGGACCGGCACGGTGATGCGCCCCGACACCCTGCGGCGTTACGCGGCCGAGGCGGGCTTCGGCGACGTGGAGATCCTGCCGATCAGCGACTTCGGGTTCTGGCGCTTCTACCGGCTGCTGCCGTGACCCCCTGACCCGGCGCCCGCCCGCCGCCGCCGGAGACCCGGCCGGGCGGGGGCGGGGAGGCGGGGGAGGCACAAGACATGCCCCGGTGTTACGCCGAGGTGTCGCGGCCGGAAAGACGCGTGACCCTCCTCACCCCGCCGAAGTGGGCATTCACCCGTCCGGAATGCCAAACTCTACGTATGGCGGATATCGATCCCGGGGCGTTGATTCCGCACATGCGGCTGGACGAGCTCCTGTCGGAGCTGCAGGTGCGACTGGAGGCCGTGCTGGCCACCCGGGACCGGGTGCACGCGCTGCTGAACGCGGTCGTGTCGGTGGGCAGTGACCTGGACCTGGAGACGGTGCTGCGCCGGATCGTGGAGACCGCCACCACGCTGGTCGACGCCACCTACGGCGCCCTGGGCGTGATCGGTGAGGAGAACACGCTCGTCCAGTTCGTCCCGGTGGGGCTGACGGACGAGGAGATCGCCAGGATCGAGCACTGGCCGCACGGCCTCGGCCTGCTCGGCCTGCTGATCAAGGAGCCGCAGCCGCTCCGGCTGGCCCACATCAGCGACCACCCCGAATCGTACGGATTCCCGCCCGGCCACCCGCCGATGGGCTCGTTCCTGGGCGTGCCGATCCGGGTGCGCGAGGAGGTGTTCGGCAACCTCTACCTCACCGAGAAGCGCGGGGGAGGGGAGTTCGACGCCGAGGACGAGGCGATCGTCACCGCGCTGGCCACCGCCGCCGGGGTGGCCATCGAGAACGCCCGGCTGTATGCCGACAGCCTGCGGCGTGAGCGGTGGTTGCAGGCCTCGGCGGAGGTCACCACCAGCCTGCTGTCGGGGGCCGAGCCACGGGAGGTGCTCACGCTGATAGCGCGCCGGGCGCGGCAGATGGCCGACGCCGACGTCGTGGCGGTCCTGCTGCCCGACGAGTCCGGGCACGACCTCCAGGTGGTCATCACTGACGGGCCGGCCCGCGAGCAGGTGGCCCATGCCCGGGTGCCGGTGGCCGACTCCCTGGCGGGCCGGGCCTTCGCCAGCGGCGAGCCGCTCATGGTCACCGACCCCGCCGAGGCCGAGGTCCCGGTCGCGATCGCCGAGTACGGCTCGCTCGGCCCGGTGGCCGCCGTGCCGATCGGCGAGGCGCACACCGTGCACGGCGTGCTGTCGCTGGGCAAGCACTCGGGCCGCATCCCGTTCAGCCAGGACGAGCTGCGCATGCTGTACTCCTTCGCCGGACAGGCCGCGATCGCCCTGGAGCTGGCCGAGAGACGGATGGACGCCGAGCGGCTGGGGCTGCTGGAGGACCGCGACCGGATCGCCAAGGACTTGCACGACGTGGTGATCCAGCGGCTGTTCGCCGTCGCCATGACGCTGATGAGCACGGTGCGGCTGGTCGAGCGGCCCGAGGCCTCGACGCGGCTGCAGAACGCCATCGACGAGCTGGACGGCACCATCCGGCAGATCCGCTCGACCATCTTCGCCCTGCAGTCCCCCCGGGAGAGCGGCGCGGCGGGCC
Coding sequences:
- a CDS encoding sensor histidine kinase, which encodes MADIDPGALIPHMRLDELLSELQVRLEAVLATRDRVHALLNAVVSVGSDLDLETVLRRIVETATTLVDATYGALGVIGEENTLVQFVPVGLTDEEIARIEHWPHGLGLLGLLIKEPQPLRLAHISDHPESYGFPPGHPPMGSFLGVPIRVREEVFGNLYLTEKRGGGEFDAEDEAIVTALATAAGVAIENARLYADSLRRERWLQASAEVTTSLLSGAEPREVLTLIARRARQMADADVVAVLLPDESGHDLQVVITDGPAREQVAHARVPVADSLAGRAFASGEPLMVTDPAEAEVPVAIAEYGSLGPVAAVPIGEAHTVHGVLSLGKHSGRIPFSQDELRMLYSFAGQAAIALELAERRMDAERLGLLEDRDRIAKDLHDVVIQRLFAVAMTLMSTVRLVERPEASTRLQNAIDELDGTIRQIRSTIFALQSPRESGAAGLRARIVELVEGARGHLGFMPGLTMDGRLDGGVPAEIAEQLLAVLREALSNVVRHARASKVEVSAEVSDERLVLVVADDGVGVPADGRRSGLRNLQERAERLGGHLTVDAPPQGGTRLVWSVPLG